The Anaerobaca lacustris sequence CCTCAAGGACGAACTGAAGATCGACATGGGGCAGGTGACGGAGGACGGGTTGTTCTCGTTGCAGCCGGCGCGCTGTCTCGGCGCCTGCGGTCTGGCCCCCGTCGTGATGATCGACGACAAGATTCACGGCGATCTGACGCCCAAGAAGATGGTCCAGATCGTCAACCAATACCGCAAGCAGGCCAAGAAGTAAGTGATGCTCTCGCGGACACAGACCATATTGGAGAGGGTCTTTACCGCCGACGTTCCCGACCGGGCGGATATCGAGCACCTTCTGCGTCTGGATGACGAGCGGTACGTTCAGTTGCTGTTCGACTTCGCCGACGTGGTCCGCCGGGAGTACGTCGGCGACGGAGTGCTGCTGCGTGGGATCATCGAATTCTCGAATTCCTGTCGGGGCACGTGTGCGTATTGCGGGCTGCGGGCGGCCAACCGCCGGCTGAAACGCTATCGTCTGACGCATGCGGAGATCCTGACGGCGGCGGAGAATGTCTGTCGCTCCGGCCTGAAAACCGTTGTCTTGCAGAGTGGCGAAGAGGATAATCTCGACGCCGACGCCCTTGCGGCGGTCATTGAAGAGATCAAATCGCGATTTGACGTGGCGGTGACGCTCTCGGTGGGGGAACGCGACCGCCGCGACTACGCGATGTGGAAAGAGGCCGGGGCGGATCGATACCTGCTCAAGATCGAGACCTCCGACCCCGAACTGTACGGTCAGTTGCATCCTGGAATGAGCTTCGAGAACCGGATACGATGCCTGGTGGACCTGGCGGAACTGGGATATCAGACCGGTTCCGGCAACCTGGTCGGTCTGCGCGGTCAGACCGCCGAGTCTCTCGCCGGTGACATCGTGTTCTTCAAGAAGGGCGATTTCGACATGATCAGCGTCAGTCCGTTCATCGCACACGCCGAGACGCCTCTGGCGGACGAGCCGGCGGGCGATTTGGTGATGACCCTGAAGATGACGGCTCTGGCCCGGATCGTCAGCCGCAACGCCCATATCCCCGCCACCACGGCGATCGGATCGCTGGGCGGCCGGGACGAGCGGCCTCGGGCGCTCGGTGTCGGCGCCAACGTGTTGATGCCGAATTTCACCCCGGCGCCGTATCGGCAGCAGTATGAGATTTATCCCAACAAGCGGTGTGTGATGGAAGACCCCGGCGCCTGCCCGGGCTGCATGGGGCACATGGTCGCCGCCCTGGGCCGGTTCGTCGATCTGGACAAGGGCCACTCTCTGAAGTCAAGATCGGCGGTGGGCCCAATCGCGATACGAAGCAAGTAAGATTCTGCCAAGTGAAGGAGAAGTGCGCAATGGCGAAAAAGGTGCTGATGATTGATGATGATCCGGAATTTGTCGATGCGATCTCGAACCTGCTCGATGCCAAGGGTTATGAGGTGCATACCGCTTCGAACGGCAAAGACGGGGTGGCGGCCGCCAAGGCGGAAGACCCGGATCTCATCTTGCTCGACGTGATGATGACGACCAAGCACGAGGGCTTCGACGTGGCGCGGGAACTGCACGAGGACCCGAAGGCCAAGGATACGCCGATTCTGATGATGACGGGGATTCGCCGCGAGATGAACCTGCCGTTCGGTTTCGAGCCCGATGAGGCATGGCTGCCGGTCAAGCAGGTGCTGGAGAAGCCGGTGAAGCCCGAGGTCCTGCTCAAGGCGATCGACGAGCACATTCGCAAGGCGTGACGGAAACCCGCACGGGCCGCGCGCGTGCATGCGACAGGCGCGCGGCAACGTGCGTCGACGGACTCAGGATGGCCGGAGCCTGCTGTGACCGGTTGCGGCCTGCGTCCTCGCGCCGGCGCCGACGGCAGGGCTGTCGTGCAGGTCAGGAAGGCGTGGCTTCGGCCCCGAGGACGCTTGCGTCGCCGATGCGCCGTCGCGCACGATGCCGTCGCGGAGGGAGCCTATGGAGCGCCACAGATGCAGGATCAGGTAGAGGATACCGATGCTGCAAAGGACGTCTGTGAGTATGCTGTCCATCATCGCACCCCTGAGAAGGCCTCTGCCGACCTCTTTGATTTCACTTCGCCAACGGTCTCTGCGCCGCCGCGCGGGGCAGGCCATTGCTGAAAACATACGGCTTGAGCGTTAGGGTGGAGTTAGTCATATGTTAGAACTTGGTTAGGATTGTGTTCGTGTTGTGTTAGAATCGGCCTTGGCGAGGGAGGCAGCCGCGGCGTTCCACGTCTTGGCAAAACTTGCGTGTCGCCTGTGCCGTGGTCCCGTATAATCATCCGCAAAATCAACCTGCGGTCGGCGTGACTGTGGGCCGTCCCTGCGGCGTGGGAGATCGCGATGGCAAAACCAACTGTTCTTGTCGTGGACGACGAAGAAGACATCCGGGAACTGGTCGAGTTGAACCTGCGCCGCGAGGGGT is a genomic window containing:
- a CDS encoding response regulator, coding for MAKKVLMIDDDPEFVDAISNLLDAKGYEVHTASNGKDGVAAAKAEDPDLILLDVMMTTKHEGFDVARELHEDPKAKDTPILMMTGIRREMNLPFGFEPDEAWLPVKQVLEKPVKPEVLLKAIDEHIRKA
- the hydE gene encoding [FeFe] hydrogenase H-cluster radical SAM maturase HydE; the encoded protein is MLSRTQTILERVFTADVPDRADIEHLLRLDDERYVQLLFDFADVVRREYVGDGVLLRGIIEFSNSCRGTCAYCGLRAANRRLKRYRLTHAEILTAAENVCRSGLKTVVLQSGEEDNLDADALAAVIEEIKSRFDVAVTLSVGERDRRDYAMWKEAGADRYLLKIETSDPELYGQLHPGMSFENRIRCLVDLAELGYQTGSGNLVGLRGQTAESLAGDIVFFKKGDFDMISVSPFIAHAETPLADEPAGDLVMTLKMTALARIVSRNAHIPATTAIGSLGGRDERPRALGVGANVLMPNFTPAPYRQQYEIYPNKRCVMEDPGACPGCMGHMVAALGRFVDLDKGHSLKSRSAVGPIAIRSK